One window of the Chryseobacterium sp. CY350 genome contains the following:
- a CDS encoding S1 family peptidase has product MNNEKNEPDNSLDSQSSGEQSQQHYDFSQSPNSLSENSKIDSVENISLAEETNQVTLPAETKKKNPYKIAFYGLGAVVILGSVAFFGYKYMKPKVTPAAINQCLDTDTKVYDAYKNAVVLIKHQYGYFVKINGKEFQLTVPEAAVQTIYGTGFFVDTEGSLITNSHVLQPWNSNEKENEKIQTNISNMKMKIASILTTDINEDGFESFILRNWENASAYDEESSYVENDLESEENAGEEFVSSSEYQTDTAIAATDIAASIQQKEYISEENIEVYMKTIEISVALHDSNEEWLSCDIAKLADDKNIDLGILQLRDKKTPESVANIIDLNNAITEDQSLKPGEKAIMIGYPLGVDLAQTNTGIKVQLYNGQISKESDGNKIQYSITSTHGASGAPVFNKCGQLIAVNFSGVDEIQGFNFGIVAKQIHTIFKN; this is encoded by the coding sequence ATGAACAACGAAAAAAACGAACCTGACAACAGTCTGGATTCTCAATCGAGCGGCGAACAGTCGCAACAACATTACGATTTTTCTCAATCTCCAAATTCTCTTTCTGAAAACTCTAAGATTGATTCTGTAGAAAATATTTCGTTAGCTGAAGAAACCAATCAGGTTACTCTGCCTGCCGAAACTAAAAAGAAAAATCCTTACAAAATTGCATTTTATGGTTTGGGAGCTGTTGTTATTCTCGGATCTGTGGCTTTTTTTGGCTATAAATATATGAAACCGAAAGTTACTCCTGCCGCAATAAACCAATGCTTAGATACAGACACTAAAGTTTACGACGCCTACAAAAATGCAGTTGTACTCATCAAACATCAATACGGCTATTTTGTGAAAATAAATGGTAAAGAATTTCAACTTACTGTTCCTGAAGCTGCTGTACAAACTATTTACGGAACAGGCTTTTTTGTTGATACAGAAGGCTCATTAATTACCAACAGTCATGTTTTGCAACCGTGGAATTCTAATGAAAAGGAAAATGAAAAGATTCAGACCAATATTTCGAATATGAAGATGAAAATCGCATCAATTCTTACGACAGATATTAACGAAGATGGTTTTGAAAGTTTTATTCTCCGCAATTGGGAAAACGCATCAGCATATGATGAAGAAAGTTCTTATGTTGAAAATGACCTTGAATCTGAAGAGAATGCAGGAGAAGAATTTGTGAGTTCATCTGAATATCAAACGGATACCGCAATTGCGGCGACAGATATTGCAGCTTCAATTCAGCAAAAAGAATATATTTCTGAGGAAAATATTGAGGTTTACATGAAAACAATCGAAATTTCAGTTGCATTGCATGATTCTAATGAAGAGTGGTTGAGTTGTGATATTGCAAAACTAGCAGATGATAAAAATATTGATTTGGGAATATTACAGCTTCGTGACAAAAAAACACCGGAAAGTGTTGCAAACATTATCGATCTAAATAATGCAATTACAGAAGATCAGTCATTAAAACCCGGCGAAAAAGCGATCATGATCGGTTATCCTCTTGGTGTAGATTTGGCGCAGACAAATACTGGAATAAAGGTTCAGCTTTATAACGGGCAGATCAGTAAAGAATCTGACGGTAATAAAATTCAATACAGTATCACTTCTACACACGGCGCCAGCGGAGCGCCTGTTTTTAATAAATGCGGACAGTTAATTGCTGTAAATTTTAGTGGAGTTGATGAAATTCAGGGGTTTAATTTTGGGATTGTTGCTAAACAAATTCACACTATCTTTAAAAACTAA
- a CDS encoding pyridoxal phosphate-dependent aminotransferase, which translates to MKVSKLAANLIGSEIVKIGNEVNDLKAKGAEIANLTIGDLNSDLYPIPAELKEEIQKAYQNNLTNYPPANGLLSLRKEVSNDLKNRWNLEYNANDILITAGSRPLIYAVYKVIVDEGDKVIYPTPSWNNNHYAYLTSANAVEVKTTPENNFLPTAAELKPHLEGAVLLALCSPLNPTGTMFTEEQLSEICELVLEENKRRGADEKPLYVMYDQIYSNLTFGAKHVDPVSLFPEMRDFTIYIDGISKCLAATGVRVGWGFGPAIIIDKMKALLTHVGAWAPKPEQEATAKYYQNADNVNTFVSEFKEKLEASLKVLHKGIQDLKGKGLFVESIEPMGALYLTIKLDYIGKVKPDGTVIENSSDLVFYLINDAGVALVPFSAFGEAKTEPWFRASVGGLDIAEIEVMMPKLENALNNLK; encoded by the coding sequence GTGAAAGTTTCAAAATTAGCGGCGAACCTGATTGGTTCTGAAATTGTAAAAATTGGTAATGAAGTAAATGATCTTAAGGCAAAAGGAGCAGAAATAGCCAACCTTACCATTGGCGACCTGAATTCTGATCTGTATCCGATTCCAGCAGAGTTGAAAGAAGAAATTCAGAAAGCTTATCAGAATAATTTAACAAATTATCCGCCTGCGAATGGACTTTTATCTTTAAGAAAAGAGGTTTCTAATGATCTGAAAAATAGATGGAATCTTGAATACAATGCCAATGATATTTTGATCACGGCAGGTTCAAGACCGCTTATCTATGCTGTATATAAAGTAATTGTAGATGAAGGTGATAAAGTAATTTATCCTACACCGTCTTGGAACAATAATCATTACGCATATCTTACTTCAGCAAACGCAGTTGAAGTAAAAACAACACCTGAAAACAACTTTTTACCAACGGCTGCAGAACTAAAGCCACATCTGGAAGGAGCTGTTTTACTGGCACTTTGTTCTCCGCTGAATCCTACGGGAACGATGTTTACAGAAGAGCAGCTTTCAGAAATTTGTGAACTGGTTTTAGAAGAAAATAAGAGGAGAGGAGCAGACGAAAAACCTTTGTACGTAATGTACGATCAGATCTATTCTAATCTTACTTTTGGTGCAAAACATGTGGATCCTGTTTCACTTTTCCCGGAAATGAGAGACTTTACGATCTATATCGACGGAATTTCAAAATGTCTGGCTGCTACAGGAGTGCGTGTAGGTTGGGGATTTGGTCCGGCAATCATCATTGATAAAATGAAAGCACTTCTAACTCACGTGGGAGCTTGGGCGCCAAAACCTGAACAGGAAGCAACTGCAAAATATTATCAAAACGCTGATAATGTGAATACTTTCGTTAGTGAATTTAAAGAAAAACTTGAAGCAAGTCTAAAAGTTCTTCACAAAGGAATTCAGGATCTGAAAGGTAAAGGACTTTTTGTAGAAAGCATCGAGCCGATGGGAGCTTTATATCTTACCATTAAATTAGATTATATAGGAAAAGTGAAACCTGACGGAACGGTCATTGAAAATTCTTCTGATCTGGTTTTCTATTTAATCAACGATGCAGGAGTTGCTTTGGTGCCGTTTTCGGCTTTCGGTGAGGCAAAAACAGAACCTTGGTTCAGAGCTTCAGTTGGTGGTTTAGACATCGCTGAGATTGAAGTAATGATGCCGAAATTAGAAAATGCTTTGAATAATTTAAAATGA
- a CDS encoding four helix bundle protein: MIVNFYRKFIVDKKEYILSKQLLRSGTSIGANVREALNEQSRLDFIHKLSISQKECDETIYWLELLYETQYISKEEFEKLINPAMEIFKILRSIIITTKSKNS; this comes from the coding sequence ATTATCGTCAATTTTTATAGAAAGTTTATAGTTGATAAAAAAGAATATATTTTATCTAAACAACTTTTACGATCAGGAACTTCAATAGGAGCAAATGTTCGCGAAGCTTTAAATGAACAAAGTAGATTAGATTTTATACATAAATTATCCATCTCTCAAAAAGAATGTGACGAAACAATTTATTGGCTAGAACTTTTATATGAAACCCAATATATTTCAAAAGAGGAATTTGAAAAGTTAATAAATCCAGCAATGGAAATTTTTAAAATATTGAGAAGCATTATTATAACCACAAAGAGTAAAAACTCATAA
- a CDS encoding phospho-sugar mutase — translation MTTLEKAQLWLSDTFDKETKDAVQLLIDGNSPDLEDSFYRELEFGTGGMRGIMGVGTNRLNKYTLGQATQGLANYMLQQFQGEEISVAIAYDVRHNSKEFGKLVADVLTANGIKVLLFKNHRPTPELSFTVRDRKCNGGIVLTASHNPPEYNGYKVYWNDGAQIVPPHDEAIINEVYSVKFEEIKFNGNDDLIEWIGEEQDDVYIDACIENSTYQDVEKGNLNIVFTSIHGTTYTTVPKALEKAGFKKIDLVKEQMIPSGNFPTVDSPNPEEPAALEMAMDLAKITNADIVIGTDPDGDRLGIAVRNLEGEIQLLNGNQCNTILTYYILDQWKKQGKITGKEFIGSTIVTSDIFFDIAKKFGVDCKVGLTGFKWIGKMIRDFEGQEKFICGGEESFGFMTGDFVRDKDSCGSIVLACEIAAWCKANGKTMYEYLIEIYQETGMYYEGLINVTKRGREGAEEIQNMMKNFRENPPKSLAGSPVEEVKDFKEQTNFVVSENQKHVMDEIPKSNVLIYYTQDGTKVCVRPSGTEPKIKFYVSVKQNLNSKEDFKSTLKDLEAKIEEVRKDLQLN, via the coding sequence ATGACAACATTAGAAAAAGCACAACTTTGGCTAAGCGATACCTTCGATAAAGAAACAAAAGATGCTGTTCAATTATTGATTGACGGTAACTCTCCCGATTTGGAAGATTCTTTCTATAGAGAATTAGAGTTCGGGACAGGAGGAATGCGCGGAATAATGGGTGTTGGAACCAATCGTTTAAATAAGTACACGTTAGGTCAGGCAACACAGGGACTTGCGAATTATATGTTACAGCAATTTCAAGGTGAGGAAATTAGTGTTGCAATTGCCTATGACGTTCGTCACAACTCAAAAGAATTCGGAAAGTTGGTTGCAGATGTTTTAACGGCAAACGGAATCAAAGTTCTTTTATTTAAAAACCACAGGCCAACTCCTGAGTTGTCTTTCACCGTTCGCGACAGAAAATGCAACGGAGGAATTGTGCTGACAGCTTCTCATAATCCGCCAGAATACAACGGGTATAAAGTATATTGGAATGACGGTGCGCAAATCGTTCCACCGCATGATGAAGCAATTATCAATGAAGTATATTCTGTGAAATTTGAAGAAATTAAATTTAACGGAAATGATGATCTGATCGAATGGATCGGAGAGGAGCAGGATGATGTTTACATCGATGCCTGTATCGAAAATTCTACTTATCAAGATGTTGAAAAAGGAAATTTGAATATTGTTTTTACGTCAATTCACGGAACGACTTATACAACTGTTCCTAAAGCTTTGGAAAAGGCAGGCTTCAAAAAAATTGATTTGGTTAAGGAACAGATGATTCCTAGCGGCAATTTCCCAACGGTAGATTCTCCGAATCCTGAAGAGCCTGCAGCTTTGGAAATGGCAATGGATTTAGCAAAAATTACTAATGCTGACATCGTGATCGGAACAGATCCGGACGGCGACAGATTAGGAATTGCAGTAAGAAATTTGGAAGGTGAAATTCAGTTATTAAATGGAAATCAATGTAATACGATCTTAACGTATTATATTTTAGATCAATGGAAAAAACAAGGTAAAATTACCGGAAAAGAATTCATAGGTTCTACGATTGTAACTTCAGATATTTTCTTTGACATTGCTAAAAAATTCGGAGTTGACTGTAAAGTTGGATTAACAGGTTTCAAATGGATCGGAAAAATGATCCGTGATTTTGAAGGTCAGGAAAAATTCATTTGCGGTGGCGAAGAGAGTTTTGGGTTTATGACAGGAGATTTCGTTCGCGATAAAGATTCTTGCGGAAGTATTGTTTTAGCTTGCGAAATTGCAGCTTGGTGTAAAGCCAACGGGAAAACCATGTACGAATACCTGATCGAAATTTATCAGGAAACCGGAATGTACTATGAAGGTTTAATCAACGTTACAAAAAGAGGACGAGAAGGCGCAGAAGAAATTCAAAATATGATGAAGAATTTCCGTGAAAATCCTCCAAAATCATTGGCTGGTTCTCCAGTTGAAGAAGTAAAAGATTTTAAGGAGCAGACCAATTTTGTGGTTTCTGAGAATCAAAAACACGTGATGGATGAAATTCCAAAATCAAATGTTTTGATCTATTATACTCAGGATGGCACAAAAGTTTGCGTAAGACCTTCAGGAACAGAGCCAAAAATTAAGTTCTACGTTTCTGTGAAACAAAATTTAAACTCAAAAGAAGATTTTAAATCGACCTTAAAAGATTTGGAAGCAAAAATAGAAGAAGTAAGAAAAGATCTTCAGTTAAATTAA
- a CDS encoding GIN domain-containing protein — MKKIFYVLSFFALVSCGKISPKGNLEKKEIDVEEFVNLDLDGKFRVFYARGPKNFIEIETYSNIADNLDVDVDDKTLSIKEGRGTKGVDFYNVTIYSKYNLEKVSLSDSVEMNISSEIKTDNFRLNLKNNATFMGSVNTRRAEVEMLNRSRANFLGETKNAVIKISDTASLIAPYWKITNLNLDSQNGNYAEVNVKDSLKGTVKNTAKFIYYNDPIRAFKVDKTTRVENKKLQ, encoded by the coding sequence ATGAAAAAGATTTTTTATGTACTTTCATTTTTTGCTTTAGTTTCTTGTGGAAAAATTTCTCCAAAAGGTAACTTGGAAAAAAAGGAAATTGACGTCGAAGAATTCGTTAATCTAGATTTAGACGGAAAATTCCGTGTATTTTATGCTCGTGGTCCAAAAAACTTTATCGAAATAGAAACCTATTCCAATATTGCTGATAATCTGGATGTTGATGTAGATGATAAAACACTTTCTATCAAAGAAGGCAGAGGAACAAAAGGTGTAGATTTCTACAATGTAACGATTTATTCAAAATATAATTTGGAAAAAGTTTCTCTTTCAGATTCTGTCGAAATGAATATTTCGAGCGAAATTAAAACCGATAATTTTAGACTCAATTTAAAAAATAATGCTACTTTTATGGGTTCAGTGAACACACGAAGAGCAGAAGTTGAAATGCTGAACAGAAGCCGAGCCAATTTTTTGGGAGAAACTAAAAATGCAGTGATAAAGATCTCAGATACAGCAAGTTTGATCGCTCCTTACTGGAAAATTACTAATCTTAATCTGGATTCTCAGAATGGAAATTATGCTGAAGTCAATGTAAAAGATTCACTGAAAGGAACTGTGAAGAATACTGCAAAGTTTATCTATTATAATGATCCGATCAGAGCTTTTAAAGTTGATAAGACGACGAGAGTAGAAAATAAGAAACTTCAGTAA
- a CDS encoding glycosyltransferase family 2 protein — protein sequence MNLSIVIPLLNEEESLEELFTRIDNVCKTSNLSYEVWFIDDGSTDLSWSIIENLKVQHPQIHGIKFSKNYGKSQALHAAFERTNGDVIITMDADLQDFPEEIPELYRMVIEDNYDIVSGWKKKRFDNVMTKNIPSKLFNAAARKVSGVYLHDFNCGLKAYKKQVVKSIDVYGDMHRYIPVLAANAGFRRITEKEVPHQARPYGTSKFGTERFVRGFLDLVTLWFVSRFGGRPMHFFGAVGTIMFIVGFLSAFWLGISKLIDVARGIYGHLITDNPWFFIALTMMLMGTLLFIAGFLGEMIIRTNREHKNYNIDEVI from the coding sequence ATGAATTTATCTATAGTTATTCCGTTGCTAAACGAGGAAGAATCTCTCGAAGAGCTTTTTACAAGAATTGATAACGTATGTAAAACCAGTAATTTATCTTACGAAGTCTGGTTTATAGATGACGGAAGTACAGATTTATCCTGGAGCATTATTGAGAATTTAAAAGTGCAACATCCACAGATCCATGGGATTAAATTTTCCAAAAATTACGGAAAATCTCAGGCTTTACATGCTGCATTTGAGAGAACAAACGGCGATGTAATTATTACCATGGATGCTGATTTACAGGATTTTCCGGAAGAAATTCCTGAGCTTTACAGAATGGTGATTGAGGATAATTATGACATCGTTTCCGGCTGGAAAAAAAAGCGTTTTGATAACGTAATGACAAAAAATATTCCTTCAAAACTATTCAATGCTGCGGCAAGAAAAGTTTCTGGAGTGTATCTGCATGATTTCAATTGTGGTCTGAAAGCTTATAAAAAACAAGTCGTAAAATCAATCGATGTGTACGGAGATATGCACCGTTATATTCCCGTTTTGGCTGCTAATGCAGGTTTCAGAAGAATTACAGAGAAAGAAGTTCCGCATCAGGCAAGACCTTACGGTACTTCAAAATTTGGTACTGAAAGATTCGTTCGTGGATTTTTAGATTTGGTAACTCTTTGGTTTGTAAGTCGTTTTGGTGGAAGACCGATGCATTTTTTCGGAGCCGTTGGTACCATCATGTTTATCGTAGGTTTTCTTTCAGCATTTTGGTTGGGCATTTCAAAATTAATTGACGTTGCACGAGGAATTTATGGACATTTAATTACCGACAATCCTTGGTTTTTTATTGCATTAACGATGATGTTGATGGGAACTTTGCTTTTTATAGCAGGATTTTTGGGTGAAATGATTATCAGAACGAATAGAGAGCATAAGAATTATAATATTGACGAAGTGATATAA
- a CDS encoding DUF4199 domain-containing protein — protein MTKSPVILGILLYAATMLIFFVVYFLFSGVKYFDTSLKVNAFVLPIFYALAAFWSVKSRWNKHRMGFREAFKRAFVPMFVGGILSIVSIFSFLNFIDTDAKDLLNYQYVQRQKSELDKEYLSAKKILKHQKDIDELEQKYKEGLQRFDPKIVKGKDMLTASHFSGYFAAILIFYVVLSVFFGAFFRKKTMPEEIIEE, from the coding sequence ATGACGAAAAGTCCAGTAATCTTAGGAATTTTGCTTTATGCTGCTACAATGTTGATCTTTTTTGTAGTTTATTTTCTTTTCTCAGGCGTTAAATATTTTGATACTTCATTGAAAGTCAATGCTTTCGTATTACCAATATTTTACGCTCTTGCAGCTTTTTGGTCTGTAAAATCCCGTTGGAATAAACATCGGATGGGTTTTAGAGAGGCGTTTAAAAGAGCTTTTGTTCCGATGTTCGTAGGCGGAATTTTATCAATTGTAAGCATTTTTTCTTTCTTAAATTTCATTGATACCGATGCAAAAGATCTTTTGAATTATCAATATGTACAGAGACAGAAATCAGAATTAGATAAAGAATATTTGTCTGCAAAAAAGATTTTGAAACATCAAAAAGACATCGACGAGCTGGAGCAAAAATATAAAGAAGGTCTTCAGAGATTTGATCCTAAAATAGTTAAAGGAAAAGATATGTTGACAGCAAGTCATTTTTCAGGATATTTTGCGGCAATTCTTATATTTTACGTAGTTTTGTCAGTATTTTTCGGAGCATTTTTCAGAAAGAAGACGATGCCGGAAGAAATCATTGAAGAATAA
- a CDS encoding metal-dependent hydrolase — protein MKIQYLGQNCFLFTYKEKTILCDPFYNYKKEESGFDISAQKIDYILITHAHGDHIADVGEVLQHYPETTIIGQPEICAYFKDAKNKDDVNLGGSAKIGDLKISMVPAHHTSSFPDGSYGGVPVGYIFRLPEGKNVYLAGDTGVMADMQLFPALYGRLDLSILPIGGHYTMCSRKAAFAAAELLKTPKVIGCHFDTFPAIEIDHENAMKNFSEKNVELILPKLGESFDI, from the coding sequence ATGAAAATACAATACTTAGGACAAAACTGTTTCCTGTTTACGTACAAAGAAAAAACAATTCTTTGTGATCCTTTTTACAACTACAAAAAAGAAGAATCAGGATTTGATATTTCTGCACAGAAAATCGATTATATTTTGATTACTCATGCTCACGGCGATCATATTGCTGACGTAGGAGAGGTTTTGCAGCATTATCCTGAAACTACCATTATCGGTCAGCCAGAAATCTGCGCATACTTTAAAGATGCAAAAAATAAAGACGATGTAAATTTAGGTGGATCTGCAAAAATCGGTGATCTGAAGATTTCAATGGTTCCGGCTCATCATACGAGTTCGTTTCCGGACGGAAGTTATGGTGGAGTTCCTGTAGGATATATTTTCAGACTTCCAGAAGGTAAAAACGTGTATCTGGCTGGTGATACCGGAGTAATGGCAGATATGCAGTTGTTTCCTGCTTTGTACGGTCGTTTAGATCTTTCAATCCTTCCAATTGGTGGTCATTACACAATGTGTTCAAGAAAAGCGGCTTTTGCAGCAGCAGAATTATTGAAAACTCCAAAAGTTATTGGTTGTCATTTTGATACTTTCCCTGCAATAGAAATTGATCATGAAAATGCTATGAAAAATTTTAGTGAAAAAAATGTTGAATTGATTCTTCCAAAACTGGGCGAAAGTTTCGATATATAA
- the menA gene encoding 1,4-dihydroxy-2-naphthoate octaprenyltransferase — protein MNDWIKAARLRTLPLSLSGIIMGSFIAKWRLWGEGGTWDWKIFALALLVTLLYQILSNYANDYGDGIKGTDSKRATEAESRAVASGKITAKQMRNAVILFSILSFVATVALLYMAFIPEFMNEFYIFIGLGIASILAAIGYTIGKKPYGYMGLGDIFVFIFFGLVSVCGSYFLFTKTFSWDMLLPGTAVGMMSMAVLNLNNMRDIESDKLSGKNSLALRIGFKNAMIYEMVLLQFPLILILIFLAVNGFLQSQNYYVFIVMILIIPFAKLRRKIMVVKEPRQLDPFLKQVGILTFMMAVLTAFGLNFFR, from the coding sequence ATGAACGATTGGATAAAGGCTGCAAGGCTGAGAACTTTACCGCTTTCCCTGAGCGGAATTATTATGGGTTCGTTTATCGCAAAGTGGAGACTTTGGGGTGAAGGCGGAACCTGGGACTGGAAAATATTTGCATTGGCACTTTTGGTAACATTACTGTATCAAATTTTGTCAAACTACGCCAATGATTACGGCGACGGAATAAAAGGAACTGATTCTAAAAGAGCAACTGAAGCAGAATCAAGGGCTGTGGCTTCCGGTAAAATTACCGCAAAACAGATGAGAAATGCGGTAATCTTATTTTCAATCTTGTCTTTTGTAGCAACCGTAGCTTTGTTATACATGGCTTTTATCCCGGAATTTATGAATGAATTTTACATCTTCATCGGTTTGGGAATCGCAAGTATTTTAGCAGCGATCGGTTACACTATCGGGAAAAAACCTTACGGATATATGGGATTGGGTGATATTTTTGTCTTTATTTTTTTCGGTTTGGTTTCAGTTTGCGGAAGTTATTTTCTATTCACTAAAACTTTCAGCTGGGATATGCTTTTGCCCGGAACAGCAGTGGGAATGATGAGTATGGCAGTTCTTAATCTCAACAATATGAGAGACATAGAAAGCGATAAATTGTCTGGAAAAAACAGCTTGGCTTTGAGGATTGGGTTTAAAAATGCCATGATCTACGAAATGGTTTTACTGCAGTTTCCATTAATATTGATTTTGATCTTTTTAGCAGTAAACGGATTTTTACAGTCACAGAATTATTATGTTTTTATTGTAATGATTTTAATTATTCCTTTTGCGAAACTGAGAAGAAAAATCATGGTAGTAAAAGAGCCAAGGCAGCTTGATCCGTTTTTGAAACAGGTCGGAATTCTCACGTTTATGATGGCTGTACTTACAGCTTTCGGACTGAATTTTTTCAGGTAA
- a CDS encoding PH domain-containing protein: MADNHNSFFQPQRQSKTGIVLLFLYNIGTVIKSLWVFVILFFVNKDRVNSWLVIAAIIAALLILIISTIIQYYHFKYFIDEENEEFVIHEGIINKSVIKIKRENIQEVNISQPFIHRFFNIYKLEIDTPGSSDKEVKISALTKQNAIDLKKYLLTELHSEESSNVTEEQFANEKNKKSHIRISVWSLLKYGITANYLQSFFALVSLMVYGFSELNNLLKKAKFDTVLDYDTVESQILRFSVPMLVFVVLLIMFIGILINAARTLIKYYNFKITENIQSFSFEFGLFNTKNSIVTKSKVQVIAETQNWIQKQLKISYVKFLQIGKNENEKNVSSVPGISMTEKQQLVFSIWNENPLFNNYLKPNFRLIIVNNFQWIIFPIFLFLIINKGLFLNYWLLAVIYVVLAETLILISFRNLTLFFNERFIRLKSGIWDIDYRTFEVEKLQTVKISQYFWQRKTNLGSITFITSAGRFKMVALDFFKLQKMLNYCIYKIETSKNK; encoded by the coding sequence ATGGCGGACAATCATAATTCATTTTTCCAGCCTCAAAGACAATCAAAAACAGGCATCGTTTTACTTTTCCTTTATAATATCGGAACGGTGATCAAAAGCTTATGGGTTTTTGTGATTCTTTTTTTTGTAAATAAAGACCGCGTAAATTCATGGTTGGTCATTGCTGCAATTATCGCTGCATTGTTAATTTTAATCATATCTACAATAATACAATATTATCATTTCAAATATTTTATTGATGAAGAAAATGAAGAATTTGTAATTCACGAAGGAATTATTAACAAATCTGTAATCAAAATAAAACGAGAAAATATTCAGGAAGTTAATATTTCACAACCTTTCATTCATCGATTCTTTAATATTTATAAACTCGAAATAGACACGCCTGGTAGCTCTGATAAAGAAGTTAAGATTTCTGCACTGACAAAGCAAAATGCGATTGACTTAAAAAAATATCTTCTCACAGAGCTACATTCTGAAGAAAGTAGCAATGTAACAGAAGAACAATTTGCTAATGAAAAAAATAAAAAATCTCACATTAGAATTTCAGTTTGGAGCCTATTAAAATATGGTATAACTGCCAATTATCTTCAAAGTTTTTTTGCGCTTGTGAGTTTAATGGTTTACGGTTTTTCTGAGCTAAATAATCTTTTGAAAAAAGCAAAGTTTGATACAGTGTTGGATTATGATACCGTTGAATCTCAAATTCTTAGATTTTCAGTTCCGATGCTGGTATTTGTTGTTTTGCTGATCATGTTTATAGGAATTTTAATCAATGCTGCTCGAACATTGATCAAATATTACAACTTTAAAATAACGGAAAATATTCAGAGTTTTTCTTTTGAATTTGGCTTGTTTAATACCAAAAATTCCATTGTAACAAAATCAAAAGTGCAGGTAATTGCCGAAACACAAAATTGGATTCAGAAACAATTAAAAATTTCATATGTAAAGTTTTTGCAGATCGGAAAAAACGAAAACGAAAAAAACGTCTCTTCAGTTCCGGGAATAAGTATGACTGAAAAGCAACAACTCGTTTTTTCGATTTGGAATGAAAATCCTCTATTCAATAATTATTTAAAACCAAATTTTAGATTGATTATTGTTAATAATTTTCAATGGATCATTTTTCCGATATTTTTATTTCTCATCATTAATAAAGGTTTATTTTTAAATTATTGGTTATTAGCAGTTATCTATGTTGTTTTGGCCGAAACATTGATCTTGATTTCTTTTCGAAATCTTACATTGTTTTTTAACGAAAGATTTATCAGGCTAAAATCAGGAATTTGGGATATAGATTACCGAACTTTTGAGGTTGAAAAGCTTCAAACTGTGAAAATTTCTCAGTATTTTTGGCAACGGAAAACAAACTTAGGAAGCATCACATTTATTACTTCTGCAGGACGCTTCAAAATGGTCGCTTTAGACTTTTTTAAACTCCAAAAAATGTTGAATTACTGTATTTATAAAATAGAAACATCAAAAAATAAATGA
- a CDS encoding PH domain-containing protein gives MEENFQNSQILDLEIPDFNDLKLMAVSPKYLRIILLNVSIFSIFLIAAVSLAFYFFHNNLSVLQISTAVIAIFLVISFIFISAVLGFKFRKYAIRERDLVYQYGWLKRSLIIVPFIRIQHIKVEQGWFSKILQLKSITVYTAGVSGGDVTVNGLPESIAEGINHIIRVSISKDKTENGGQS, from the coding sequence ATGGAAGAAAATTTTCAAAACTCTCAAATCCTTGATCTCGAGATTCCTGATTTTAATGATTTAAAATTAATGGCTGTGTCACCTAAATATCTAAGGATTATTTTGTTGAATGTTTCTATTTTTTCTATCTTCTTGATTGCAGCGGTTAGTTTAGCTTTTTATTTTTTCCACAATAATCTGAGTGTTTTACAAATATCGACTGCAGTAATTGCAATTTTTCTGGTGATTTCGTTTATTTTTATAAGTGCTGTTTTAGGATTTAAGTTCAGGAAGTATGCAATTCGTGAAAGAGATTTAGTGTATCAGTACGGCTGGCTCAAGAGAAGTTTAATTATTGTTCCGTTTATCAGAATTCAACATATTAAAGTTGAGCAGGGTTGGTTTTCTAAAATTTTACAATTAAAATCAATTACCGTATATACAGCCGGCGTGAGCGGAGGTGATGTTACCGTCAATGGCTTGCCTGAAAGTATTGCAGAAGGAATTAACCATATTATTCGGGTAAGTATTTCGAAAGACAAAACAGAAAATGGCGGACAATCATAA